TGGATTGCTCCAGAGCTCGTTGATGAGGTGCATGGAAACCTGCTGGTGGCTGACCAGACCCAACAGAGCAACATCTGGTaggatcaaacacacacacacacacacacgcaaagaTACATGCACATTTGCTTAGTTGTTCTTAGAAACAATAGCATATGGTTTCAAAATGAAATAGTTTACGGGGTGGGGTGTAAGAGGATAGATGACTAAATATTTTGTGTGCCatgcaaatgttgtttttgctggTTTCTGCCTTTATTATACCCAGTTGCCTTTAGAAATTCAACAAATTcaggcattttatttttaaattaacttttatTCATGCTGCATTTTATTAAAAGCAGGATTTAAGTTgtaaaaataaagcattttcttctttttgaaaGCTACTGAAATCTTGCACAATGATGCTTATTGAACTTTAAAATGGAATCATTAAAACATATCTATACTTAGCATAAAAGGACACAACCACAAACCTGATCTTGGTTCCCTGGGAAACACACACTATGGAAAATGgccaaccctaaccctaaatgtgaaagtaaatgacaaaacataGAAGATAGATTAGACTTTTGTCCCTTGGGGAACTGTCTTTaactcctttcattttttcttccaAGTTCCAAGTAGCTCTTGATACTAAAATTACAAGAGCAGAGGGCACACTGGGAGAACTAGccaacaaaaaatatatataaactcTCACTCTGTCAAGACATAAGACTGTGATATGTGAGGTCAGGGCGCAAATTAACCAAAGACTATTTAGGGATAAGTATGTGTACATAGGGGAAATGGTTCATACTTGTTCTGATATGTTTAATCACCACAATATCCATGTTATCCTGTGTCTCAGGTCCCTGGGTGTGACTATCTGGGAACTGTTTGAGCTGGGCAACCAGCCCTACAGACACTACTCTGATAGACAAGTACTCACCTACGCTGTGAGGGAGCAGCAGCTGCGACTGCCCAAACCGCTGCTCAAAGTGCCCCTGGCTGAGCGCTGGTGAGagacacacagtaacacatttagaaacatctttaaattatttaacCGGTCCTACAGGAGCAGGCCAAACATGGCAAAACACAATATTCAGAGAAACACAATTAAATCCCTTCCAGCATGAGCAGATTCTCATTTCCTGCAGATTCTAATTATGATGCTAATCCTGCTAGTTTTGCTTTCCTGTGCTGTGAAACTTTTTCCAGTGGCATTTTCTTTTTAGTCTTGTTATTACAacttaatcagttaattaaattaattaaccGTTCACAATTAAGTTTTTATGCCTCCTGCACTGGCAACAGCCAtggaggcattatgttttcaggttgtctgcctgtctgtccttATAAATGCAATGGGAATCACTTaaaatttaacacaaacagTCACTTGGATTCAAGGATGATCTTATTAGATTATATTAAATATAGCTTATTTAGTGGTCAAACTTCAAAGGTCAACATTATCATGACCTTAAGAATTCAAACGCAAATTCACTACTTGTAATGGAATGGAGCACATTACAAGTGTTGCACCAGAAATGTATCAGGTAttctgtttcatattttgtctgtttcataCATGActgtctgttttcctgtttgtctcattTTGGGATCCTCAGGTATGAGGTGATGCAGTTCTGCTGGCTCCAGCCCGATCAGAGACCCAATGCAGAGGAAGTCCACTTGCTGCTCAGCTACCTGTGTGCCAAGGGGGCCAGCGAGGCTGAGGAAGACTTTGAGAGGCGCTGGAACTCGCTGCGTCCCAACACTGGTTTCAGCGGTCACCGTGGTGCCTCTGCAATGTCGAGAGACCACCCCTCATCAACCTCCTCCTCGTTCCCTCTCCTTGAGCAGTTTTCAACAGGTGATGGCTACCACTCAGAGTCCGGGGATGACATACTTACAGTCACTGAAACCAGCCATGGCCTGAACTTTGAGTACAAGTGGGAGCAAGCCAGGGCAGACCAGTCTTATAGAGCCCCGGACTCCTCCAGTACCTTGGGTCAGGTCAACCATCATTGTCAGGAAGCATTTTACCCACCAGGGGGTATTGTTGGAGGCTGCCCTATGGAGAGCCTCAGCCATGGAGTTTCTCCCTCTTACTACCAACCAAAACATCTACATGCTCCTGGCATACTTCCTGTCCTCAGTGCCCATAGCCCCTCAGTAAGCAGTGAATACTACATCCGCATAGAAGAGCCAGTGGATTGTAACATTGATCCTGACTATACCATGTGCTCCTACAGCCCAGACTATCAGGGCAGCAGTGGGAGCTTCCTTACTGGGAGTGCAGACTCAGGTGAATGCATGGCCTGCCCATCACAGGCTAAGAACATGGGTCCCTACTGGTCAGCAGACATCCATAAGTCAGATGTGTATGACTCAAATGACTCAAGTCCTGCTATCTCCCTGACAATGGAGCCCCTTTTAGGGCAAGTGTCGGACAGCAGCCCTCTACGACCCTGGGAGTCTAGTCACTACGTGTCTTATAAAGACAGAGATGGGGGTTACTACTATGAGCACTCACCGCCTTTGGGCATAGATCACTACCTGATTGGAGGTGAGCACTCTGAGCACCACCAGGAGAGCTGGGGGTCGAGGAGCTTGCGTCAAGCCTTGGGTGAGTTGGAGAACCCACTTGGCATATCCCCCTCTGTAGGCAGTCCACCTCAACAGGCCTACAGAGATGCATACCTGGACACAAGTCAGACCTCTATCATAGGAAAGAACGTGACTGGCGGCTACTACGACATGATGGGCTCCCTTAGGAAGACTATGCCTAGCCACACCAGGCACAACAGCCACTCTGTCACTATCAACATGGAGACAGAGGGGGCACTCTTCATTGGGCACAGAGACAGTGAttctgaggaggaagaagaagaggacatATTTGTTGAGAGACACACCTGCAACACCTGGCCTTCGAAACACCGCCACAGCAGTGTGGGTCACCACAGACGGGCAAGCCACAGCTGCAGGCAGGACGCTTATGTAGATTTCCACTACACGATGCCAAGTACGGACATTGAAGACTCCTGGCCGGAGGACCACAGCCTGGCCTTCCACTCTCTACCCAAACCCATTGACTATCTTGAGCCCCACCAGGCCAAAGACAATAGTGCCTGCCTTAGTCTGAGTAAACATCATGCAATGGTGCCTTCAGACAACTGCAACCCCTACATCTACCTGTGCCATGAGGGCGAGACTCAAGTGCCAGCATCTGGAGAGTGCTGCCACTCACACTTTGTTGACCCCCTCACTGGCATGCTAGTCAGAAACAACAGCTATAGTCACAGCTACAGTCATAGCAGTTACATCAGAGATAAGATGATTGACCTCCCGAGCAATGAGGAGATGATCAATCTGTCACCAGCTCCAGGAGGTCCCATTGTGGCCAAACCTACCCCGATAAAGACTGAGGACCGAGGAGAGCAGTATGTTGACCTTGCAACTGACAATACCCCACTCAAGAAGATGAAAGAGGATGTAATCAAGGAAAATCCAATCATGCAAAAACCGCCAGAGCCTAAAATAGAAGAGGTGACCCTGACAATGACTAAAACCACTCCGCCGCCTGCAGACAACATGCATGTGATGGTGGCCCTCACGGATCCGCAGTCAGACCTGAGTCAAACTGGAGACAGCGGTGTTGACCGAGGCAGCGTTTGCCTCGCTGACATCCTCGACTGCAGCGATGATGACGAGGATGATGACATCACAGACGACATCACCGATGTTACCTCGGGCATCTTCGCTGACGAGTCCAGTGAGATCAACGCTTCTCCTGCCTTCAAGTCACTACAGAAGCAGGTGGGAACTCCCGACTCCATGGATTCCATGGATCTGCCATCTACAACTGGGTCTTGTGAAGGCTTCAGCCCTGCATCCTCCCACCCTTCCAGCTCACCTAAAGCTATGGACAGTGGCTATGACACAGAAAATAACGAAAGCCCTGAATTTGTACCTAAAGAGCCTCACGAACCCCGTGAACAACCTCTGGGAAAGCCTACCCTTGACACGAGcctggaggaggatgaggtgcTGGAGGAGCGTGGAGTCGAGGCTAAAGTGGTGCCCACAGAGGGTGAACCATCGCTAGGTGAAGATTTGGCCTCAGGAGCCTCACAGACAGGCGATCACATCTTTTTACCGCTAAGCGATAAGACCCCATACAGAGACTCTGCTTACTTTTCAGACTATGAGAACGAAAGGCAGTCTAGGGATGAAGGAGAAGAACTAtcggagagaggaggagatgaacaAAATGCTGAAAAGGAGCAGCAAATTGGAGAAAAGAAgggtgagaaaagaaagaatgaagaggaggaagaactTAAGGACACCTCagcaaacaaagacataaaacttGAAATGAATCACATAATGACAGGAGGAATAGAATCTTCTTCTCCACCAGATATGGAGGCTTACTTGACGGAGGAGTGTGACCAGGATGAGGACGTGGGGCCACCTCTGGAGACCTCTGACACTGCTTCAATAACAGAGGGAGTACTGGATGAATGGCCATCCCAGGAAGAGAGCTCATCTTTAGGAGACTGGGCAGCAGAGGTCGTGGGGGCCATGGAAGAAGCCCTTGGAGCCCTTAATGGAGATTGCACCCCCAACAgcaaggtggaggaggaagaggaggaagaggaggaagcagaggtcATGAAAGACTCTAATCAAGcctcagaaacaaaagaagagcCAGCGATCAAGGCAATACAAAACAGGACATCAGGGACATCCAGTGAAATCCTGCACACTTTACCCAAAGATGAGGTGGCCTTGCAGCACACAGCAAACACCAGGAggttttcttcttcctcctctccacctccatccaccccttcccctccacctccttcaACAGAGGGCCGAGGGTCTCCGGCTGATGGGGAAGAGGCAGATGAGGAGGACGGTGACACAGATGACAGCGACGAATCAGACGAGGAGCTGCGAACTTACAGCGTGCAGGAACAGAGCGGAGGGGAGGAGAGTGAGGATGAGTGTCACCCGGTGCCCATTGTGGTGAGTGACGACAGCGAAGCCCACAAACTGCGCAGCCTCCTCAAGATGCCGACCCTTCTTACAACAGAgaacctggaggaggagctcGAACGCAAGAGGAagactgtgtctttttttgacGACGTCACCGTCTATCTGTTCGATCAGGTGAGTAAGCCaagacagaataaaagaaatCGTTGATCAAattcattttgtattattcTAACCTGCATTAATCAATATATGTTGACATTAATTCAAGTTACTGTATTATGGCatagtgtaatgtgaaagggtcATTCATTGTGCTAAAACTGAAGGAAAATTATCATCAATACTGCAGTTCTACAAAGCCTTTTATCCTCTTTTGACTAATTGTTAATTGGAAATAAAACTAATTGTTTTATTGCACATTAACTGAATGGTTTGGTTGGGGCTACTCTTATTAACTCCACTGTGGGCAGCAATTTATAACAGAAAATACTCTACTATACTTACTGATAATTCCTGAGCAAATGGCTGGCAAAGATACAGAATAGCTGCTGAACATTGCAGCTAAAAAgcacagatatttttcttttgacttAGTGGAGATAAAACTAGAACTAAAACTAGAGAGAGTGAATATTAACCAACTCAAGTTATGTCCATCTAACAAGTACGTCATCCTTTTCTTCTACTTTCCACTAGGAAAGCCCAACTAAAGAGCTGGCTGAACACGGCTTCCCCTTGGGGACAGAGGGTCAGAGTTCACGGAACAAGCCCCATGAGAGAGTTAATGCCTCAGATGACTCATCTGATGGGAACATCTCAGAGGAGAGTAAGTACAAAAACAGACCTAGTTTAAATATGTTGTTGATGTCAATAAAGAAGTGATTAGTCTGGCTGTACAAGCATCAAGAAAACTCATTTAGGGAGCAAACGTCAAACCATGAGCTTACTATCTTATTACTGTTTTCTCTCAGGTGCAGGGTATGAGTGGGAGGATGACTTTTCCCTGCTGCCTTTACCAACATCTTCAGCGGCATCCGACTCCCCTCCCACTCGCTCCATCACCCCCAAGGCCCCGGACGCCAAACCAGCAGTGCAGTACTCCCGCTTCACAGTTTCCCCGTCCAACGTGTCCCGTTTTTCCATCACTCACATCTCTGACTCTGATATGGACTCAGCAGGAGGTGGGTCCCCTCTAGAGagcagctcctctgtcacaACAGGATACGTTTTTTGATAAGGGATGAGATTTTACCgacttcttcctctcctcttttctccacaCAGATTAAAAGAAATATCTAGTTTTCAAGGGGCTCAGATGAAGGTCAAATTTCAGATTTTGTCACAGCTATTCAGATCTGACAAAATGGTTTAGAGAAACTTGTTAATGAATTCTCAAAGCTGGACTGATTAAAGTTAATTAGATGCACTACTGAGAGCAAACAGTTGAGTGAGATGATATATCTTTTGCTGGatatgagaaaatgttttgatcaaAACTAAGGTGCTTGTTCGTCTTTCAAATACTTCAAATAATACAATTAAATGGACAGTATCTGACCTCAGACTTGACTCCTCTGAGGTTTAGCCTTGACTCTTGGAGTAAATCTAGAGCTATTCCAAATCATGTATGGACACATTTCGGCTAATATGGTATTAATAAAATGCTTACATTTTGTGTTAGACTTAATCCCAGTCTGGGAAACTGGCCATTTACAGATACCATTGTTGGCTACAACACATTGCTACAGAATTAGATTAAATGTACCACACTAATGAGATAATGCACTTTTGTGCCAAATTTCTCATAAATAAATTGACTTTTTGTAGGAGGAAGATGCCTAATAGCCTGTAAAGGGCACTTGCCAGCATTAATCCTTTCTGCCTCATTCTGTCTTTTGCAGGAAGCAGTGAGGACGGGGAAAAAGAGTAACAAGCTGTGGATATTTACTGCCTCTCACTGACAACAACTTGGCCTACTAGCATGacttctgatttattttttaacgtCAGGTTTTAGAAACACAAGACAGTGCCTCTTACCGCCTGTGGACACTTTTGAAAAGTCTGTCTTACCACAATGTAGGACTGACCTAAGCTGTTTAGAATACTGAAAAGAATATGGTTAATATATAAAATTTACAGAATattaatatatactgtatgtatgatgTAAAGAATCTATGAAAGCAGGGGAAATTTGTGTGTTGaattctgtatatttttcagATTAATGAGACAGTGGAGGGACAGGCCTTCAGAAAGCATCACGTTTGCCACCTCTTTCACTTCTTAATTTATGATAGGGAGTATTTATGAGTGTGGAACCACCTGGACCTAGAAATAGGACAATTAAACTGTTGCGCAAACTGTCACTGAGACACAAGAAAGACACAACATCAACTTTTTGGGCTTTTCAGCAAAGGATCAGCACTTTGAGCAAGACTGTACAGCTCCACAGACTTTCTACTTTTTTGGAAACTGCTTTACTTGTCTTAATGAATATCAACGAGAATCCTTGAGGTATCACAAGTAATATAATGTTAATATTTGGATTTATTCAAAGATGAAGAACATGCTAGTGTGGAGGAAAGAACAGCTAATCAAACCTTTGACAACCtgatattttctgacttttccccctgtttttttttttttaagaatcaGGATCACTGTACTGTTTTACATGAATATGTGGCTCATTCTCTCTACCAGGCACTACATTGTCACTATGGTAACAAGAAGCGGAGGAAGTAGTTTAAGATTTAAAGGTTTAATATGTTTTTCAAATATAGCAATGCATGGTTTCAAGTAACTAGAAAACAGTGTAAGAATTTATTGCTTAGAGATGAAATGGGgacagttttttctttgtttgttttctgctttggaacagagacagaaacctATGGTCATGGAAATCCTTTTTCATGTTGCAGGTCCAAAACAAATTGGCAGCAAGAGGGGATATTTTGATTTGGACTGCTAGAAAGATGCTAGTTCTCTAAGAATGACATGGGCCAATACTCTTGGGCAATATAGATGAAATCTTCATCACAGTACACTGTATGTAATTCTATATTGCCATAATGCTATACAGTGCATCTTGATGTAGTACATTCTCTGAACTCCAGTTAAGAAactgataaaaaacaaatgtttgtggTTAATCCAGTCAAGTTAAATACCTGACAAATCAAAGTACTTCATCACATTGATGCAAAATTCCTGTAAATCCAATATTGCCAGAAAACAGCAACACTTGTTGATTTGCAACAATATCCACAAGAACCAGTACAATCAGAGATATTAAAAGGACAGATAACTTGGTACAAATTCTTTAACTTCCATACTGTATGTGTCGTAATATCGCCCTACAGGCCAGTATATCAAAATACATACCTGCCCAACATTATTAAAAGGCTGTGAAATTCTATTTTTCTCTGCACAGAGGTTAGCCTGAACAAACGTGATTTTGCATATGTAAATCAGCTCTACCATCATTTCTatcattttatctgtttgtaaGAGAAGTGAAAACGAATGCCTGACTTAACTGTTACTGACACTGTTGCTGTATATTGGCTACAATGAGCTTGTTTAGTACAATGACTCCACTTGTAGAACCTGaatgttgggaaaaaaaaaaaagtttgtttcgacttctgggaaaaaaaattagaGGATAGATTTGAGCACCATGTTGAAACATATGAGAGCAACGTTTCATAGCACTTGAAAGCTTAGATGGATGGTTTGATTACTTAAACTTGTTGAGCCACAATACTTTTACATGGAACAGATCAGTTCAGTGTTAAGTGTAATTTGTCTGATGGTTGAAGGAGATAGAGGGCTGATGTCATGATCATGAAATGTTACAATGctttgctttctgtgtgtgtaaatgtaagGAAGTAAAAGGGAAGGAGTGGTTGATGAGCTGTTGGCTCTGAAGTCATGAAGAAGCAGGATGTCACCGTTCAAAACACCCTGTGATCAACATGTAGTGTCTTCTGAGTGTTTGTTTGCCTTCCAAGGCTCTATTATTCTGTAACAGTTAGCAGCATAGAACCCTCTAGATGACTGTCCgtaatatttttgtatttcgacaaaaatacttttaaaagtATTGATGTACTGTAcctgtgagggagagaaagattttaaaaaaaaaaggtatctCTTCTGTTTATTGTTGCCAAAGAGATGTTGTGTTGTGGTCCAGGGATAAGTGCAGTTGGTGGTGTTTTTACCCTAAAATggtgtcagagaggaggaacacGACAGCAGCTTTGGCCTTGAActgatcattaaaaaaaaaaaaaaaaaaaaaaaaacacatgccaGAGAAGTTTTGGTTTGGGATACTGTCAGTAATATGTGCCCCCACACTGACCTGGTCACATCATTACTTTCTGTACCTtatatcaaatataaataaagtctgttttacaCATTAATTCTTTTGACCTTTTGATAATTGTCTTTCAACAAGGACTATTCTGTGTTAGGTGTTCAGTCTCTGAGCAGAATTCACTCTCAAGCTATTACTTTATTGGATATAACTTTGTCTCTACACATACTGTTAAACATTTTCCTATCAAAAAATCAGTAGACAACTCACAGCAGAGTTGCCAGTATGTTACTGTACAATTGACATTATGTTGCTGTTGCTGGCTCTATGCAGGGGCACGAGGTGACATCTATGAAGCCTCACTCCCCCCAGTGATCCGGACGTTATTGATATCCTACCTTCCCCTTTGTTGGtttgcgtgtgttgtcattggcctCAGTCGTGTGTCGTCATTGGCCAGGAGAGCAGACAGGCGGAGAAACGAGGTCAGGAAACGGATGCAAATCAGCCTTACAAGCGTGGGCTCGctttgtcagtactgtgagaaaacttaattaccgaggaagcctggatgctaaaacaagctttgaagctGCTTCTTTGTCGAACATGAGACAATGAGACTGGATACTGAACACACCTGCTatgcggcgcgaaggtaaggaGCGAACcagctagcggctagcgttagcagcACGCGTTTGCTTTTGCGTTAGCtgcgagcgttagcattagccttttGTTTAAATTGCTTCTTTTGACCGTATTTCCATTTTGAGTCGTTCTTGTCGTGTgagtaagagtgtgtttgtgtgtccgtgactgaggcgtccctgacatgagttgagGACCCCCAACGTGTACGGGTGAAAACACAAGAAGCTCCTGATtgtctgtttaaatccctgttgtagtAGTTTAGAGTCACTTTAtcgacattttgcatctctttgtaattttgtgtttcatccttaaattttttttaactcagtttatagcGGTCTATCATGTTGTTGTCGTcgttttgtgtgtatttgtggtcattttgtattatattgcgGCTGTACCTGTCTTTACACCGGGATGTCAGGTTAGGAACAGCAAATTTGAGGTACCGCCATGGCCACGTCCTTTGACAAAGGCGATTCATTTCGGaagctaataataataagaatctGCACAATCCCAATAGGGCCATGGCAGGCCTCGTGCCTCACTTAATGTTACTTTATactaaggcataaaaaaaatgtcatagtatgtcaaAAGACACCACAGTgtagtaaagcatcaaaaatgtcagaaaagtaCATTAAGGTATAAGAATGtcttgttaaatgttctggttcagctgtaatctTTGTATTGtcaaatatttctgtgttttcatggttaaaccgttgatgaggaataggtagtagtgtattgatttctctcctttgtatgtttctccttgatttcctccaggtgtcacctcatccacgacatcatccacgattGCCAAGACATCGTCCATGGTCAcggagacattgttgaggatgagggagacattgtccatgacaCGCAGTGTGTCTTCACACAAGTGAAGTTCTTTGAGGCCAGGACAcaggccttcaggtaattcacagacaactttacatcaactgtccaacacagagcactaacattaaattgtttatgttcagtattcagaatatcaaaaaagtgtaataatagaagtaatctgctatataaaaataatgtaaaagtgATCTGTAGTAATAcaagtaattagcaatattagaagtaagatgtaatagtcgAAGTATTCTGTTATGTGTAAATTTAGAAGTCATTTGTAATATGTAATgataaaagtaatctaatatcacaggtaacagtaaaaataatctgtaatataaaagtgatgcggaagtaatagtaatccaaaatagaagtaaaatgtcatgtcatagtaaggcataaaaatatcaaatgttaCTGTTACcgttaaggatcagtcaaaatgggattgaaaaataatgtaacttcagtttgattgtacatgatcataAATTTTTAatcttgtgtatgtgctagacacactagaccACACCGCACAAAACCATATCAATcctacaaataaaatgttagaGTGAGTTGTTGATAAAGGTGTtaaattttaactgttggtcagggttcaaaaatgtactaaagtggtagtgtttattattgttgtgcagttcacagtaacattcGCGATTGCTTTAGTTATTAGTTTACagacacaattaataatcattttactttttccaaaatatttgttgttggtttttcaggaggtgatgacagtcagctgttcatatttcatattctgaaacagttaaatgttgtggttaaGCTGTAATGTTGagtatttatctgtgttttcatggttaaactgttgatgagaaatAGGTAGCacagtattgatcattttcctttgtatgtttctctttgatttcctccaggtgtcaccacttcgtccacgacattGTCCACAGTTCgcagagtctttgtacaatgaagaagttctttgacaCCAGGACGACAGGccttccaggtaattcacaaacagctttacagaaactgtccaacacacagcactgacattaaactgtttattttcagtattcagaaaaatgtattaataggcataaaaatgtcaactgtaTAAAAAGGTCATAGTGTAGgaagtcatcaaaaaatgtcatagtatagtaagactaAAAGCTGTACCCCAACCataacctctggttaaaaatattcagtgttcagaagtatttatttgagtaagaaCAAGATcatcctttattagtcccacagaggggaaattcagtgttgtagcagcaaaaatataaaaaggcaTAATATAAACAAGGCAAgatataaaacaacatgaacagtataaacaggactttgtacacagtaatagattaGATTGGAGTGCTgataaataatttcaaatagcaaaatatcaaaatgaaatgacaaacacaaaatcgACCTTAACCCACAAATACTGTGTAGAGGTGCAGGCGAATGTCActgtatagtaaggtgtcaaaaatgtgaataaaagtcatagtatagtaaggcattagACAGtccaaaaaaacatgaaaaataataaagtaaaattttTTAGTAAAATAACTTATTAACCTAGCTCAATAATTTCTTATTAGATAACATATTGGTAACagtttaaattgttttcctGTATTTAATACATGGTTCATGCTCATCTATCTCTGGAAATTTGAGAGATAACTCTGTAATAACAGTAGGTTATTATTTTATAGAGTTTCAGAACTATTTCTAGTCATTACTGTGACTAATAATTACAAATATACACTAAAATGTGATACTGAATGTGTTGTAAAAAGTGTAGTTTAAATCACTGTAATTAGGTATCAACAATGAATTAAGTCAATTTAGGAAAGGAAAAATGGATTTACTGATCCGTCTCTGTGATTAACGtgttcttctttgtctctgcaggaggaggg
Above is a window of Lates calcarifer isolate ASB-BC8 linkage group LG23, TLL_Latcal_v3, whole genome shotgun sequence DNA encoding:
- the aatkb gene encoding serine/threonine-protein kinase LMTK1 isoform X1, with the translated sequence MLALLVTMSSVVFSPGFALSSHFSSDGAPLSELSWSSSLAVVAISFSGLFTFVFLMLACLCCKKGKIGFKEFKNVDGEEYHADMSTLASPASQGSPDVYILPLTEVSLPVAKQPARSVQLLKSTDLSRHSLLYLKEIGNGWFGKVLLGEVNAGLNTTEVVVKELKASASVQDQMHFLEEAQPYRTLQHPALLQCLAQCTEVTPYLLVMEFCPLGDVKGYLRGCRTAETMTPEPLILQRMACDIASGLLHLHKHNFTHSDLALRNCLLTADVSVKIGDYGLSHTKYKDDYYVTSDQMFVPLRWIAPELVDEVHGNLLVADQTQQSNIWSLGVTIWELFELGNQPYRHYSDRQVLTYAVREQQLRLPKPLLKVPLAERWYEVMQFCWLQPDQRPNAEEVHLLLSYLCAKGASEAEEDFERRWNSLRPNTGFSGHRGASAMSRDHPSSTSSSFPLLEQFSTGDGYHSESGDDILTVTETSHGLNFEYKWEQARADQSYRAPDSSSTLGQVNHHCQEAFYPPGGIVGGCPMESLSHGVSPSYYQPKHLHAPGILPVLSAHSPSVSSEYYIRIEEPVDCNIDPDYTMCSYSPDYQGSSGSFLTGSADSGECMACPSQAKNMGPYWSADIHKSDVYDSNDSSPAISLTMEPLLGQVSDSSPLRPWESSHYVSYKDRDGGYYYEHSPPLGIDHYLIGGEHSEHHQESWGSRSLRQALGELENPLGISPSVGSPPQQAYRDAYLDTSQTSIIGKNVTGGYYDMMGSLRKTMPSHTRHNSHSVTINMETEGALFIGHRDSDSEEEEEEDIFVERHTCNTWPSKHRHSSVGHHRRASHSCRQDAYVDFHYTMPSTDIEDSWPEDHSLAFHSLPKPIDYLEPHQAKDNSACLSLSKHHAMVPSDNCNPYIYLCHEGETQVPASGECCHSHFVDPLTGMLVRNNSYSHSYSHSSYIRDKMIDLPSNEEMINLSPAPGGPIVAKPTPIKTEDRGEQYVDLATDNTPLKKMKEDVIKENPIMQKPPEPKIEEVTLTMTKTTPPPADNMHVMVALTDPQSDLSQTGDSGVDRGSVCLADILDCSDDDEDDDITDDITDVTSGIFADESSEINASPAFKSLQKQVGTPDSMDSMDLPSTTGSCEGFSPASSHPSSSPKAMDSGYDTENNESPEFVPKEPHEPREQPLGKPTLDTSLEEDEVLEERGVEAKVVPTEGEPSLGEDLASGASQTGDHIFLPLSDKTPYRDSAYFSDYENERQSRDEGEELSERGGDEQNAEKEQQIGEKKGEKRKNEEEEELKDTSANKDIKLEMNHIMTGGIESSSPPDMEAYLTEECDQDEDVGPPLETSDTASITEGVLDEWPSQEESSSLGDWAAEVVGAMEEALGALNGDCTPNSKVEEEEEEEEEAEVMKDSNQASETKEEPAIKAIQNRTSGTSSEILHTLPKDEVALQHTANTRRFSSSSSPPPSTPSPPPPSTEGRGSPADGEEADEEDGDTDDSDESDEELRTYSVQEQSGGEESEDECHPVPIVVSDDSEAHKLRSLLKMPTLLTTENLEEELERKRKTVSFFDDVTVYLFDQESPTKELAEHGFPLGTEGQSSRNKPHERVNASDDSSDGNISEESAGYEWEDDFSLLPLPTSSAASDSPPTRSITPKAPDAKPAVQYSRFTVSPSNVSRFSITHISDSDMDSAGGSSEDGEKE